The DNA region TCGGGGCCGACCAGTCGGACCTCACGTGCCCGGATCTGCTCGTTCACGCGTGGTTCGACGCTGATGGGGCCTCCTCGAGTCGGTTCTTCATCGGTAGCCGACCCAAGCGGTCCCCGTCGGGAACCGGCCCGGAAAGCAGAAGGCCCCGGCACATGCCAGGGCCCGCTCGACCGGTCGGCACGATCACAGGATCGCGCATCCGGAGCCGGAAGGTGCCCGGAACCGGTGACCGGACCCGGCCGCCGCAGTCGGCGACTCGGGTGGGAGCAGGCGCCCCACTTTCACGGCCGTCCGCTCACGCAGACAGCCTGGTCGACTTGACCACACTACACCCATGCCCATCGGGGCCCCAACTCGGCACGGCCGGCGGCTCGGGACCAGGGGATCAGGAGCCTGCGGCGCCCTGGGCCAGGGTGGCCAGGTGGGCCTGGTGCAGCCGGCGCAGGGCCCGGACCCCGTCGACCGCCAGCTGCTTGTCGGCGGCCTGGAGGGCCACCATCGGCAGCAGGTCGTCGTCGTACAGCTCCAGGGCGGCCCAGGGGGCACCCCGGTCGAACCGGACCCCCCGCACGACCTCCCAGGGCAGCTCGTAGGAGCCGATGATGTTGCGCACCCGCACCCCGCGCGCGTCCGCCTCGACCCGGGGCCGGGTGAACAGCAGGGCACCGAGGGCGAAGATCACCCCTAGGCCGATCATGGCGAACTGGTCGCCGCGCTGGAAGGTGCCGAAGCCGTTGCCGGTGGGGCCGGTCAGGGTGGTGGCGATCAACGAGAACACCACCACCAGCACGACCGCCGACACCCAGCAGACCACCCGGATGCGCCGGGGTCGGAGCCGGACCGACTCACCGCCGGTCACCGGCTGAGGCTCGGCCGTGCCGGCACTGGGCTGCGCTGGATCCCGCCGCTGACTCATGTCCTCAGTCTGCCATCCGCCCACGGTCCGACCGATGGCGCCACACGCGGCGACACCAGCACCGACGCCGGCCTCACAACCGGCAGGCGTGGATGTTGGTGACCAGGATCGCCCGGGCCCCCAGCTCGTAGAGCTCGTCCATGATCCGGTGCACGTCGTCGCGGAGCACCATGGCCTGCACCGCCACCCAACCCTCGCGGTGCAGCGGGGAGACCGTCGGCGACTCGATGCCCGGGGTCAGGGAACTGGCCCGGTCCAGCAGACCGGCCGGCACGTCGTAGGCCAGCATCACGTACCGGCGGGCCACCAGCACCCCGTGCAGCCGGCGCAGCAACTGCTCCGCCTGCGGGTTCACGGTCGCCCCGGCCCGACGGACCAGCACCGCCGAGGAGCGCAGCAGCGGCTCGCCGAAAACCACCAGGCCGGCCTGGCGCAGGGTGGCCCCGGTCTCCACCACGTCGGCCACCACGTCGGCCACGCCCAGGCGGATGGCGTTCTCCACCGCCCCGTCGAGGCGGATCACCTCGGCCTTGACCCCCAACTCGGCCAGGTAGCGCTCGACCAGGCCCGGGTAGGCGGTGGCGATCCGGTGCCCACCCAACTCCCGTACGTCGTCGACGTCGTCCGGGCGGGCGGCGAACCGGAAGGTGGCCCGGCCGAAGTTCAGGTCGACGACCTCCTCGGCGGGTGCGCCGGAGTCGATCAGCAGATCCCGGCCGGTGATCCCGACGTCCAGATCACCGGAGCCGACGTAGGTGGCGATGTCCTTGGGACGCAGGTAGAAGAATTCGATGTCGTTGGCCTCGTCCCGGCAGACCAGGTCCTTGGGGTCGCTGCGCTGGCGGTAGCCCGCCTCGCGCAGCATCTCGGCGGCCGAGGAGGCCAGGGCGCCCTTGTTGGGTACGGCGACACGCAGCATGACGGAGTGCTCCTTCGATCGGGTCCAGGGTCGATGGCGGGCACTCAGAGATGTCGGTAGACGTCCTTGAGCTCCAGCCCGCTGGCGAGCATCAACACCTGAACCTGGTAGAGCAGCTGGGAGATCTCCTCCGCGGTGCGCTCCGGCCCCTCATGCTCGGCGGCCATCCACGACTCGGCGGCCTCCTCGACCACCTTCTTGCCGATGAAGTGCACCCCCTTCTCCAGCGCGGCGACCGTGCCCGAGCCGGGGGTGCCGGCCGCGGCCTTGGCCTGCAGCTCGGCGAACAACTCCTCGAAGGTCTTCACGGAACCGGATTCTCCCAGTCGCCCTGGGTGGCGGCACGCACCGGGTCCGGTGGTGACCGGTAAGCGGGACTTGTATTCCCTACCACCATGGTGGGACACCGGTACGGCGGTCACCGCAGGTGGTCGTACGCTGTCGGCCATGGTCAGCACCCCACGCATCCGTACCCTCGCCACGGCCGGCGCGGTCCTCTTCGCGGTCACCGCCTGCGCCCCGCAGAGCGAGCCCGCCCCCCAGCCCACGGCCTCCGGCGCGAACGCGTGCGCCAAGGAGAACCTACCCACCCAGACCCCCGGCAAGCTCACCATCGCCACCGACGAGCCGGCCTACCAGCCGTGGTTCGTCGACAACAAGCCCGACAGCGGCGAGGGCTTCGAGTCGGCGGTGGCGTACGCGGTGGCGGAGAAGCTCGGCTACACCCGTGACGAGGTCGTCTGGACCCGGGTGAAGTTCGACTCGGCCATCGCACCCGGGCCCAAGACCTTCGACTTCGACATCAACCAGTTCTCGATCACGGACGAGCGCAAGAAGGCGGTGGACTTCTCCGCCCCCTACTACCTGGTGCGGCAGACCGTCATCGCGCTGAAGTCCTCCAAGATCGCCGGTAAGACCAGCCTGGCGGACCTGCGTGACGCCAAGCTCGGCGCCCAGGTCGGCACGACCAGCTACCAGGCGATCACCGACCTGGTGAAGCCGACCCAGCAGCCGCAGGTCTACAACAGCAACGACGACGCCAAGAAGGCCCTGCAGAACGGCCAGCTCGACGGCCTGGTCGTCGACCTGCCCACCGCCTTCTACATCACCGCCGCCGAGATCGAGGACGCGGTGATCGTCGGGCAGTTCCCGCAGGTGGGCACCCCGGAGGCGTTCGGGCTGCTGCTGGACAAGGACTCCCCGCTGACCGGTTGTGTCAGCAACGCGGTCGGGCAACTCTCCGCCGACGGGGTGTTGAAGGAGTTGGAGCAGCGGTGGCTGGCCCAGGTCGCGGGAGCCCCTGAGCTCACGTGAGCACCACCCGTCACGTCCCCTCCCCTGCCCAGCGGGCCCGTGAGGAGTACCGCCGCCGGCAGACCACGCTGAGTGTGCTGATCGCCGCCGCCTCCACGGCGGCGATCGGCACCCTGCTGGCGATCGCGGTGACCGGGGCACCCGGCTGGGAGCGGGTACGCGCCTCCTTCCTGGATCCGCAGATCGCCCGCGACGCCCTGCCGGCGGTGCTGACCGGCCTCTGGCTCAATCTGCGGTTGCTGGTCTGCTGCGCGCTAGGGGCGCTGCTGCTCGGGTTGATCATCGCGATCCTGCGTACCCTGCGGGGGCCGGTCTTCTTCCCGATCCGGGCCCTGGCCACCGGCTACACGTACGCCTTCCGGGGCCTGCCGCTGATCATCGTGCTCTACGTGCTCACCCTCGGCGTACCCGGTCTGCGGTTGCAGGGCATGCCGTCGGTGCTGGTGCTGGGCGGGTTGGCGCTGGTGCTCACCTACGGCGGCTACCTGGCCGAGGTGTTCCGCGCCGGCATCGAGTCGGTGCATCCCAGCCAGTTGGCGGCGGCCCGGTCCCTGGGGCTGACCTACCGGCAGACCATGCGGCACGTGGTGCTGCCCCAGGCCGTCCGGCGGGTGGCGCCGCCACTGCTCAACGACGTGGTGGCGTTGCAGAAGGACGTCGGTCTGGTCTCCCTGGCCGGGCCGATCGACGCGGTCCGGGCCGCGCAGATCGAGACCGCGCAGAGCTTCAACTACACCCCGTACATCCTGGCCGGGGTGCTCTTCGTCCTGCTGGCCATTCCGCTGATCGCCGTCACCGACCGGGTGACGCTGCGGGCGGCCCGACGCCAGTCCGGAGGCTGACCATGGACGTGTTGCGGTGCCGAGGGCTGCGCAAGGTCTTCGGCGACCAGGTGGTCCTCGACGGTCTCGACCTGACCGTGGCCGAACACCAGGTGGTGGCCCTGATCGGGTCCTCCGGGTCGGGCAAGTCGACCCTGCTGCGCTGCATCAACCTGCTGGAGGACCTGCACGACGGGACGATCGAACTGGACGGCGAGGACATCTCCGCCCCCGGTGTCGACCCCGACAAGGTACGCCGCCGCATCGGCATGGTGTTCCAGTCGTACAACCTCTTCCCGCACCTGAGTGTGCTGGACAACATCACTCTGGCGCCCCGTCGGGTGCACCGTCGGGCGCGGGCCGAGGCGGAGGCCCGGGCCCGGGAGCTGCTGGAGCGGGTGGGGTTGGGGGCCAAGGCCGACGCGTACCCGGACCGGCTCTCCGGCGGCCAGCAGCAGCGGGTGGCGATCGTGCGGGCGCTGGCCAACTCCCCCCGGCTGCTGCTGCTCGACGAGGTCACCTCGGCCCTGGATCCGGAGCTGGTCGGTGAGGTGCTGACGATGATCCGTGACCTCAAGGGCGAGGGGATGACCATGGTGCTGGCCACCCACGAGATGGGCTTCGCCCGGGACGTGGCCGACCAGGTCTGCTTCCTCGACGCCGGACGGGTGATCGAATCCGGTCCCCCCAGCCAGGTCCTCGCCGACCCCGTCCACCCCCGCACCCGCCAGTTCCTGACCCGCATCATCGAGGCCCGCCGCCTCTGACCCCACCACCCCTCCCTCTCCCCGCCACCCTGCGGGGGAGGGTTGATCATGAGGTTGGCGGCAGCTTGAAGATCGAGGCCCGCCGCCAACCTCATGATCAACCCTCCGGAGGGCGGGATCACACGGACGGTGTTGGGGTTGGGTTGGGGGTAATGATCGAGGCCACAAGAAGGTGGCTGGGTAAGCTCGATCGGGTACGAAACGCGCCCATGACGATGTCGCCAGAGGTAGCCGCCATGTCCAGTCGTCCGTCCGAGCCCGTCGACCCCGCCCGCCTCCAGGAGGTCCTCGACGGGCCGTGGGCCGGGGTCCGCGAGGCTCATCGTCGCAAGCTCGACGACAGCTTCCTGCCGGTGTACGGCGAGACCGGCGACCAGGCCCGGGAGCGGATCACCCGGCTGCTGGGCCGGCTGCCGGTCGATGAGGGCATGCCGGCGGCCTTCCCGCCCGAATACGGCGGCCACGGCGACATCGGCGGCTCGATCGTGGCCACCGAGATGCTGGCCCAGGTCGACCTGTCCCTGATGGTCAAGGCGGGGGTGCAGTGGGGCCTGTTCGGCGGTGCCGTGCTGTCCCTGGGCACCCGGCGGCACCACGACGCCTACCTGCGGGACATCGTCGCCGGTGACCTCCTCGGCTGCTTCGCGATGACCGAGACCGGGCACGGCTCGGACGTGCAACAACTGCGCACCACCTGCACCTACGACCCGGAGACCCAGACCTTCGACCTGCACACCCCGCATCAGGCGGCCCGCAAGGACTACATCGGCAACGCCGCCCGGGACGGTCGGATGGCGGTGGTCTTCGCCCAGTTGGTCACCAAGGGACAGCGGCACGGGGTGCACGCCTGGCTGGTCCCGATCCGCGACGCCCAGGGCAACCCGCTGCCCGGGGTGACCATCGGCGACGCCGGGCCCAAGGCCGGCCTGCTCGGGGTGGACAACGGGCGGCTCAGCTTCGACCACGTCACCCTGCCCCGGGAGGCGCTGCTGGACCGGTACGGCCAGGTGGCCCCCGACGGCACCTACTCCAGCCCGATCTCCAACGACTCCCGGCGCTTCTTCACCATGCTCGGCACCCTGGTCCGGGGCCGGGCCAGCGTGGGTGGCGCCGCGGCGGCGGCCACCAAGGTGGCGCTGACCATCGCGGTGCGCTACGGCGACCTGCGCCGCCAGTTCAGCGCCCCCGATGCCGAACGTGAGGTGCTGCTCAACGACTACCTGGCCCACCAGCGCAAGCTGCTGCCGGCCCTGGCCACCACGTACGCCCTGCACTTCGCCCAGGCCGAGCTGGTCGCCGCGATCGACGAGGTGCAGGGCGGCGACGGTCCGGTCGACGAGCACCGGCAGCGGGAGTTGGAGTCCCGGGCCGCCGGGCTGAAGGCCGCCCAGACCTGGCACGCCACCCGCACCATCCAGATGTGCCGGGAGGCCTGCGGCGGCGCCGGCTACCTGGCCGAGAACCGGCTACCCGGCCTGAAGGCCGACACGGACGTCTTCACCACCTTCGAGGGCGACAACACCGTGCTCCTGCAGTTGGTGGCCAAGGGGCTGCTCACCGGCTACCGGGACGAGTTCGGTTCCCTGGACGGCTGGGGGCGGGCCTCCTTCGTCGCCGAACAGGTCCGGGAGATGGTGCTGGAGCGTACGGCCGCGCGGGCGCTGATCGAGCGACTCGTCGGCGCCGTGCCCGGCCGGGACGAGGAGGTCGCCGTCACCGACCGGGGCTGGCAGCTCAAGGTCTTCGAGGACCGGGAGAAGCACCTGCTAGACGGCGCGGTCCGGCGGCTGCGCAACGGCGCCGCCACCAAGAAGGACCGCCCCTTCGACATCTTCAACGACGTGCAGGACCACGTCCTGACGGTCGCCGCCGCCCATGTCGACCGGGTCACCCTGGAGGCCTTCGTCGCCGGCATCGAGAAGACCACCGACCCGGCGGTCAAGGCCCTGCTGTCCCGGGTCTGCGACCTGTACGCCCTCAGCGTCATCGAGACCCACAAGGGCTGGTTCCTGGAGCACGGCCGGCTCACCCCGGCCCGCGCCAAGGCGATCACCGGGGTGGTGAACAGCCTGCTCAAGGAGCTACGCCCGCAGATGGGCACCCTGGTGGAGGGCTTCGGCATCCCGCCGGCGTGGCTGCACTGCGCCATGCTGCGCGAGGAGGGCGACCGGCAGGAGGCCATGGCCGCCCACGACGCCGCCGGTGACCCGCAGACCGTCCCGGCCTGACCGGGCCTGATTCCCGACTGTTCGGTAACGGACCGTAGCGACCGCGATCGTCAAGTGCCACCGGATCCTGGGGCCACACCCTTCACAGACGGGAGCCCCTGATGATCTGGATCATCGAGAGCAAGAGCAAGCTGAGCCGAGTGTTCGCGGCCGACCTCGAGCGCCTGGGTGCGAATGAGGCGGTCGCGACACACGTTTCCCGGTCCGTGCTGAACAGTACGATCGCCGAGGTGCAGACCCCGCTCGTGCCTGCGCCCGACCCGGGCGAGCCGGTTCTGGTCCTCGCCCACTCCGGCTACGACCTCGACGCCCGGCACAACCGGGAGGCACCCTGGATCGGCGGGCGCTGGCTGGACGAGTTCGTCCAGGACGTCACGCTGAAGTTCACCCCCGCCGGCCTCAGCGGCCGTACCCTCTGGTTCCTGGTCTGCCACACCGGGCACGACGTCACCACGCTGGCCGGCCTGCTGGCCGCCGCCGGAGTGGACAACGTGACGATCTACATGCCGACGGACTTCATGTACATCAGCAACACCGGCATCCCGCACGTGCTGCTCAGCGAGGCGGACCTCGGCACCGTCAACAAGGACGTGGCCCGGTGTGACAGCGACTACTGGAGCATCCAGGGATCGCAGCCCACCGGCAGCTACTGGGCCGGCTGCTCGATCAGCGGGCAGGTGGTCACCACACTGTCCGCGACGGCGGTCGAGGAGGCCGTCCAGGAACAGTTCGACCCCGACGGGACCGAAGTCTGAGCCGGTAGAGGGCCGGGAATCCCGGTCAGACCCCGAAGCCGACGCGCTGGGTGCCGCCGGTGGCGACCTGACGGATGGCCAGGGCGGCGTCCAGCGCGGCGACGGTGGAGGCCCAGCCCTTGTCCTCGGCCGAGCCGGGCAGCCCGGCCCGGTCCCGGGCCTGCTCCAGGGTGTCGACCGTGAGCACCCCGTGCGCCACCGGCTTGCCCTCGTCGAGGGCCACCCGGGTCAGCCCCTCGGTGACCGACTGGCAGACGTAGTCGAAGTGGGCGGTGGCACCCCGTACCACCACGCCGAGGGCGACCACGACGTCACAGCGGCGGGCCAGGGCCTGGGCCACCACGGGCAGTTCCACCGAGCCGGCCACCCGGGCCACCACGGTCCGGGCCCCGCAGGCCTGGGCGGCGGCCACCGCCCGGTCGAGCATGTGGTCGGTCAGTTCACCGTGCCAGCGGGCGGCGACCACCCCCACGGTCATCCCCGCCGCGTCGACCGGGGCCGCGCCCGGCTCACCGAAACCCGCCATGTCCCTACGCTCCGATCTCGTTGCCGGCCACCGGGCGGCCCATCGGGGCCTCGGCGGTCTCGTCCACGTCGAGCAGGTGTCCCATCCGGTCGCGCTTGGTGCGCAGGTATCGCACATTCTCCGGGTGGGTGCGTACCGGCAGGCTCTCCCGGCCGGTGACGGTCAACCCGTAGCCCTCCAGCCCGGCCCGCTTGGCGGGGTTGTTGGTGAGCAGCCGCATGGTGCGCACCCCTAGGTCGTAGAGGATCTGGGCCCCGGTGCCGTAGTCCCGCGCGTCGGCCGGCAGGCCCAGGTCCAGGTTGGCGTCGACCGTGTCGCGGCCCTGGTCCTGCAACTGGTAGGCCCGCAGCTTGTGCAGCAGCCCGATGCCCCGCCCCTCGTGGCCGCGTACGTAGAGGACCACTCCCCGCCCTTCCCGGGCCACTCGGTCCAGGGCGGCGTTGAGTTGGGGGCCGCAGTCGCAGCGCACCGAGGCGAAGGCGTCCCCGGTCAGGCACTCGGAGTGCACCCGTACCAGCACGTCCCGGCCGTCACCGATGTCCCCCATCACCAGAGCGACATGTTCGGCCGAGTCGTTCTCGCTGCGGTAGCCCAACGCCCGGAACACCCCGTGCTCGGTGGGCATCCGGGCCTCGGCGACCAGTTCGACCTGCTTCTCGGTACGCCGCCGGTAGGCGATCAGGTCGGCGATGGTGATCAGGGCCAGGGAGTGCTCGGCGCAGAACTTCTCCAGGTCCGGCAGGCGCATCATGGTGCCGTCGTCGTTGACCAGTTCGCAGAGCACCCCGGCCGGTCGCAGACCGGCCAGCCGGGCCAGGTCGACGGCCGCCTCGGTGTGGCCGGCCCGCCGCAGCACCCCGCCCGGGCGGGCCCGCAACGGCACCACATGCCCGGGCCGGGCCAGGTCGGCCGGGCCGGTCGAGGGGTCGGCGAGCAGCCGGATGGTGTGCGCCCGGTCGGCCGCGGAGATGCCGGTGCTCACCCCCTCCCGGGCGTCCACCGTGACGGTGTACGCGGTCTGTCGGCGGTCCTGGTTGGTGTGGTGCATGGGCGGCAGGTCCAGCCGGTCGCACTCGCCCTCGGTCAGCGGTACGCAGATGAACCCGGAGGTGTACCGCACGGTGAAGGCCAGCAGTTCCGGGGTGGCCAGTTCGGCGGCGAAGATCAGGTCGCCCTCGTTCTCCCGGTCGGGGTCGTCGACCACGACGACCGGCCGACCGGCGGCGATGTCCGCCAGGGCCTGTTCGATGTCGGTGAAGGGTCCCGGCTCGCTGTGCTCGCTCATGCGACGGCCTCCGAGTAGATGGGCGGAATCGGGACGGACATCGCGGTGCTGACTCGCGCGGTATGCCACCGGCTGACCGGGCCGCACCCGCCGGCGGCGGTCACGACGCCACCGGCCCGGACAGGTCGAGGCCGGACAGGTTGAGGCCGGGCGGGTTGGTGCCGAGCAGCCGCTCGACGTACTTGGCCAACACGTCCACCTCCAGGTTGACCGGGTCGCCGACGGCTCGGGTGCCCAGGGTGGTCAGCGCCAGGGTGGTCGGGATCAGGCCGACGGTGAACCAGTCGGTGCCGACCTCGGCCACGGTCAGGGAGACCCCGTCGATGGTGATCGAGCCCTTCTCCACCACGTACCGCGACAGCCCCGCCGGCAGCCGGAACCGGACGGTCTCCCAGCGGGGTGCGGGCTCCCGGGCCAGCACCTCGCTGACGCCGTCGACATGCCCCTGCACCAGGTGCCCGCCGAGGCGGCTGCCCAGCGCGGCGGCCCGCTCCAGGTTGACGCCGTCACCGGGGCGCAGCCCGCCCAGGGCCGAACGGCGCAGGGTCTCCCCCATCACGTCTGCGGTGAACACCCCGCCGTCGACCTCGACGACGGTCAGGCAGACCCCGTTGACCGCGATCGAGTCGCCATGGCGGGCGTCGGAGGTGACCAGGGGGCCACGGACCGCTACCAGGGCGGAATCCTGGGCCGTCGGGGTCACCCCGACGACCTCGCCCAGTTCCTCGACGATGCCGGTGAACATGCCTAGCCCTCCCTCTTGCGGGGTGACGCGGTGATCCGTAGATCCGGGCCGATCTGCGTAACGTCGGTGATCTCCAGGTCGATGGCCTCGGCGATGGTGGTCACACCCGCGTCGACCAGGGCGGCCGGGCCCGCGCCGAGCAGTCGGGGGGCCAGGTAGCCGACCACCCGGTCGACCAGGCCGGCGGCCAGGAAGGCCCCGGCCAGCCTGGGCCCGCCCTCCAGCAGCACCGCCCGTACCCCCCGGGTGTGCAGGGCGGCCAGCAGCGCGGGCAGGTCCACCCCGCCGTCCGGGTCGGCGCCCACCTCGGCCGCGGTGGCGATCCAGGTGCGGGCCGCGCCGTCGCGGACCTGGGCGTCGGTCGGGGTACGCCCGGCGGAGTCGACCACCACCCGCAAGGGCTGCCGGATGGCCAGGCTGCCGTCGCGCAGGTTGCGTACGGTCAACCGGGGGTCGTCGGCCAGGACGGTGCCCACCCCGACGATCACCGCGTCGACGGTCGCGCGCAGCGCGTGTACGTCCATCCGGGCCGCCTCGGAGGTGATCCACATGCTGGTGCCGTCGGCCGCCGCAGAGCGCCCGTCCAGGGTCGCCGCGTACTTCCAGATGACGTAGGGCCAGCCCCGGCGCATGGCGGTCAGCCAGGCGATGTTGCCCTGCTCCGCCTCGGCGGCCCGGACCCCCAGGTCCACCCGGACACCGGCGGCCCGCAGGGTGGCCGCGCCCCCGGCCGCCACCGGAGTGGGGTCGGGCACCGCGATGACCACCCGTGCCACCTGGGCTTGCACCAGGGCGTTGCTGCACGGGCCGGTACGCCCGGTGTGGTCGCAGGGTTCCAGGGTGACCACCGCGGTGCCACCCTTCGCCCGGTCACCGGCCTGGGCCAGCGCGACGATCTCGGCGTGCGGCCCACCGGCGTACGCGTGGAAGCCCTCGCCGACGACCTCGCCGTCGGCGTCGAGCAGCACGCAGCCGACCACGGGATTGGGACTTGTCGTGCCGAGCCCGCGCGCCGCGAGTTCGATCGCGCGACGCATCGCCTCGTCCACGGAGACGCTCGCCATCGCCTGGTCCCTGCCCTCTCGCTGGTCCTGGCGCGGGCGGGGAGCGGGGAACAAGCATGCGGCGGCGGAGCCCAGGAACGGCACAGCCGCCCCCGGGACGGGTGGGTGCGCACGCCGAGCTGCGGCGAGCACCGACCCTTCCGATCCGCGCGCTGTCTCCCATCCGGACTGTCTGGGCGCGGACGGACCGCACCCAACCGTCGGCCCCGGATTCTCACCAGGTCCACCGGGCGGACTGACCGCTCCCGGGTCGCGGGCTTACCACGGTCAGACCGTGGATCACCGCCGGTTCGGAATTACACCGAGTCCCGCCAGCGCGTGGTGGGTACTGAGGGAAAGTCTTACACGTAGGGCGGGTGATTTGGCCAGCCCGGCGAGCTACTTCACATGACGGTTACCCGGGTCACCGACGCCGCGTCGACGGTCCACCGCCACGTACGAACCGGGTTGGCTCTTGGCCACGGTTTTCATTTCCGAAGCGATCGTCATGGCCTCAAGTGGGCTGGTCAGACGCTTGTCGGAGTCGGATATGCAGACCCCGATGGACAGGGTCACCAAGGCCGCTTTTCGGATGTTTCCCCGCCGGTCCTTCAGCTCCACGTACCCCCGTTCGCGGTCCGTGGGGTCGTAGAGGGCGTCCGCCGCCTTCTCGAATTGTGCGGAAACCCGGGAGGTCAGCGGCCGGACCTGATCCGGGGTGCAGACGAAGACGAAATCGTCCCCACCGACATGCCCCAGGAAGGCCGGCGGCGGGGCCACCGAGACCACCGCCTGATGCAGGGTGCGGGCCAGGGCGGAGATGAAGTCGTCGCCCCGGACGAACCCGTACCGGTCGTTGACGCTCTTGAACCGGTCGATGTCGATGTAGCCGACCGCGTAGTCCGTGCCGATGCGGACCCGATCGGCGATCTCCCGCCGGATGCGGCTGTTACCCGGCAGCCCGGTGAGCGGGGAGACCTCACGGAACTCCTTGTTGCGGCGCAACGTCGAGGTGACCCGGGCCAGCAGTTCCAGGGTGTCGAAGGGCTTGACCAGATAGTCGTCCGCGCCCGCGCTCAGCCCGTTGACCTTGTCCTGGGTCATCCCCTTGGCGGTCAGCATGATCACCGGCAGGACGGCCGTCATCGGGTCGGCCCGCAGCCGCCGGGTCAGTTCCAGGCCGTCGATGCGGGGCATCATCAGGTCGACCACGGCCAGATCGGGACGCTGACGGGCGATCAGCTCCAACGCCTCCTGACCGTCGCTGGCCAGCATGACCTCGAAACCGTGCAACCGCAGGTTGAACTCGACGAAACGGGCGATGTCCTCGTCGTCGTCGACGACGAGGATCACGTCCTTGCGATCGCCGGCGGCCTCCACCTCACTGCCCGTCGACCGCGCGCTCCGCCAACCCCCGCAGCCGGCGTACCGCCTCGGCCGGATCGTCCGCCCCGTAGACCGCGGTCCCGGCGACGAAGGCGTCCGCACCGGCCGCGGCGGCCTGCTCGATGGTGTCCGCGGCGATCCCGCCGTCGACCTCGATGCGCAGTTCCAGGTGACCGGCGTCGCGGTGCCGGCGGACGGCGC from Micromonospora sp. NBC_01739 includes:
- a CDS encoding GGDEF domain-containing response regulator, which translates into the protein MEAAGDRKDVILVVDDDEDIARFVEFNLRLHGFEVMLASDGQEALELIARQRPDLAVVDLMMPRIDGLELTRRLRADPMTAVLPVIMLTAKGMTQDKVNGLSAGADDYLVKPFDTLELLARVTSTLRRNKEFREVSPLTGLPGNSRIRREIADRVRIGTDYAVGYIDIDRFKSVNDRYGFVRGDDFISALARTLHQAVVSVAPPPAFLGHVGGDDFVFVCTPDQVRPLTSRVSAQFEKAADALYDPTDRERGYVELKDRRGNIRKAALVTLSIGVCISDSDKRLTSPLEAMTIASEMKTVAKSQPGSYVAVDRRRGVGDPGNRHVK
- a CDS encoding riboflavin synthase; amino-acid sequence: MFTGIVEELGEVVGVTPTAQDSALVAVRGPLVTSDARHGDSIAVNGVCLTVVEVDGGVFTADVMGETLRRSALGGLRPGDGVNLERAAALGSRLGGHLVQGHVDGVSEVLAREPAPRWETVRFRLPAGLSRYVVEKGSITIDGVSLTVAEVGTDWFTVGLIPTTLALTTLGTRAVGDPVNLEVDVLAKYVERLLGTNPPGLNLSGLDLSGPVAS
- a CDS encoding bifunctional 3,4-dihydroxy-2-butanone-4-phosphate synthase/GTP cyclohydrolase II, translated to MSEHSEPGPFTDIEQALADIAAGRPVVVVDDPDRENEGDLIFAAELATPELLAFTVRYTSGFICVPLTEGECDRLDLPPMHHTNQDRRQTAYTVTVDAREGVSTGISAADRAHTIRLLADPSTGPADLARPGHVVPLRARPGGVLRRAGHTEAAVDLARLAGLRPAGVLCELVNDDGTMMRLPDLEKFCAEHSLALITIADLIAYRRRTEKQVELVAEARMPTEHGVFRALGYRSENDSAEHVALVMGDIGDGRDVLVRVHSECLTGDAFASVRCDCGPQLNAALDRVAREGRGVVLYVRGHEGRGIGLLHKLRAYQLQDQGRDTVDANLDLGLPADARDYGTGAQILYDLGVRTMRLLTNNPAKRAGLEGYGLTVTGRESLPVRTHPENVRYLRTKRDRMGHLLDVDETAEAPMGRPVAGNEIGA
- the ribD gene encoding bifunctional diaminohydroxyphosphoribosylaminopyrimidine deaminase/5-amino-6-(5-phosphoribosylamino)uracil reductase RibD, which encodes MASVSVDEAMRRAIELAARGLGTTSPNPVVGCVLLDADGEVVGEGFHAYAGGPHAEIVALAQAGDRAKGGTAVVTLEPCDHTGRTGPCSNALVQAQVARVVIAVPDPTPVAAGGAATLRAAGVRVDLGVRAAEAEQGNIAWLTAMRRGWPYVIWKYAATLDGRSAAADGTSMWITSEAARMDVHALRATVDAVIVGVGTVLADDPRLTVRNLRDGSLAIRQPLRVVVDSAGRTPTDAQVRDGAARTWIATAAEVGADPDGGVDLPALLAALHTRGVRAVLLEGGPRLAGAFLAAGLVDRVVGYLAPRLLGAGPAALVDAGVTTIAEAIDLEITDVTQIGPDLRITASPRKREG